CATCAACATCGCATCCAGTCCATCGGACGAATAGCCTGAATAGATGCCGTAAGCGAACAAGATCACCGCGGCCAGAATATAAAATTTGGAGCGATTGATCTCCTCAAGGACCATCCTCCATAACATGCGAATCTTATCCAAATCGTATACCTCCCGTCGTCTCAACTGCATCTGTGAGACCAATTCCGCATTCCCATGACCAATCGTTGTCTGCATATCCCGCTCCGATGCGCATACATATTACTATGAATCGGACGAGTACTCCATGACCGAAGGCAGCGATCCAGCACAGCGATCACTGCGAAACTTATGACTACGTTCTAAGGAGGAGCAGCACCATGAATACGTTCTACGTCATCAACGGCAGAAAGGTCAAACAAGCCCTATTCCTCATCGCAGCCATCCTGTTCATAGCATCCATCATCTATGTAGAGAGGCACAATGTCACCGTATTCTCATATGAAGAACCCTCGGCAATCTATAGTGTCGTGACGGACCAGAAGCTGATCGCACTGACGTTCGACATCAGCTGGGGGGATCGAACGCCCGGTCTGGTCTTGGACGTCCTGAAGGAAAAAGGCGTTGAGAAGGCCACCTTCTTCTTATCGGCACCTTGGAGCAAACAGCATCCTGAGATTACCGAGCGCATCGTAGCAGAAGGGTTCGAGGTCGGCAGCCACGGGCATAAATATGATAACTACAGCACTTTAGAAGATGAGGAAATCCGCAAACAGCTGATCATCGCCAACCAGATCCTCTCCGAAACGACCGGTGAGCAGCCCACGCTGCTCCGCTTGCCGAACGGCGATTATGACAAGCGTGTTCTGGATATTGCTAATCGCTTGGGGCTTACGGTGATTCAGTGGGATACGGACTCCCTGGATTACCGAAACCCCGGTGTCGATAACATCGTGCACCGCGTCGTCTCGTACGCTCATCCCGGCGATATCGTGCTGATGCACGCCAGTGATACCGCTGAGCAGACCCACCTGGCGCTGCCGGCGATCATCGATAAACTCAGAGCCGCCGGCTACACCTTCGTCACCGTCAGCGAACTGATCAATCACACGTCGATTCAAGGTCAAGAAGTCCGTGATAACCGCTGAAGCCCAAGGCAGATCCGTTAGAACATCAGCTCGTGGAACCGGGGTGCTGCTTGCTGATCACAGAAGCAGCAGCTTGGTTGTATTCGGAGCCGACAAGCTTCGTTAATTGCAGGATCTGCCAAGCATTGCAGAGCAGTAGCGGAATTACTCCTACGAGGATCTTCTCCACCGATCCTCCCTGCAGGCTGGGCGCTGCCTCGAAGGTCGTAGCTGCCACCATGAAGAAGATCGTGGGGATTAGCGCCTGCCCATTCGTCATCTTGATCTTAAAGTAAGCGACTAACCACGAGAACAGGAAGATCGCCAGCGGCAAGAGGATGTAATGAACGAATGAGCTTGACTCACTGTAGGTGACCATCTCCAGATAGACAATCGATATGCCGATCAGCACGAGCTGAATCAGGTTCCAAGTCGGCGTTCTGATCACACCGCGGACGATAAAATTCAGCATCATATAAGCGAAGAAACCCGCTTGGCTGACGATGCTGAAGAGCAGGCCGCTTAGGAAGAAATCGCGCAGATTAATCCACCAGTCATAACCCGTCATCGCCGGCAAGTTATGCAGATCCGTGGTCAGAAGCAGAAACCCGGCGAGCAGTCCTCCGGCACCGCCGATTCCTAGTGTTGTTAAGAATAGATAGAACCATTTGCGCAGTGTCATATAACGTCCCTCTCCGTACGCAGAAATTCTCTAGATTATTGTACCAAACTTCACAGAAAAATGCGAATATTTCCTTTCATAAATCCCCAGTCCCTCCCACATAATAACGTATAATTCATCTCTTATATAGGGGGAATCTCCATGCTTCGATTACGGCACATCATCCCTTGCATCCTCATGATCCTCCTGCTTGCCTCCTGCGCTGCCCAACAGCCGTCGAGCGGGGCCGACTATAAAGAGATCAAATCCATGGTCATCGACATCTTGAAGACCGAAGAAGGCAAAAAAGCGATCGAAGAAGCCCAGAAGAGCAGTGAACAAAGTTCCGGTGCGATCATGCAGATGCTTTCGTCTCCTCAGGGGCAGCAGATTCAGATGGCGGTCAAGGAAGTGCTGACGGACCCGAAGTATCCTGAATATCTGAAGCAGATGATGACGGACCCCAAATTCGCCGGAGAATTTGCCAAGGCCGTGCAAGAAGCGAACAAAGACATCCATAAACAGCTGATGACCGACCCCGAATACCAAAGCTTGTTAATCGATATCATGAAGCAAGAGGACTTTAAGAAGATCATCATGGAAGTCATGAAGGGGAAGGAATATCGACAGCAGACGATGACGATCATGCAAGAGGCGATCGAAAATCCCTTGTTCCGCTTGGAACTCATGGAACTTCTGAAGAAGGCCATGGAAGAGGAGAGCAAGTCGAAGGAGGAGCAAAAAGGCTGAGACAGCGGGGGAAGCAGCGGAGGGGGCGGCGGAAGTTAAAGAAGTTCAATGCATACGCCAAGAAGTGAGAAAAAGGGACTATCCAGTAAGTCCGCGTTGACTGACGGATGGACAGCCCCTTTCCTTATTGTGCCTATGCTTTCTCGATGACACGTGCGGCCAACTCTGCATAGAGCTTGCCTGTTTCCGAATCGGCTTTGTATACAGAAGGCGAATAATCCGGTTCGGAAGGATGATTGTCCGGCGCTCCGAGCGGGATCTGTGCCAACAGTTCTGTATGCAGCTCCTGCGCCAGTTTCGCCCCGCCCCCGCGGCCGAAGATATAATCCTTCTCACCGCAATGACTGCAAATATAATAGGCCATATTCTCCACTACGCCCAAGATCTCATGGTTCGTCTGCCGCGCCATCGCACCGGCTCTGGCGGCTACGAAGGCAGCCGTTGCATGGGGCGTCGTTACGAGCAATTCCTTGCTGTGGGGAATCATCTGATGAACATCGAGGGCGATATCCCCCGTACCTGGCGGGAGATCGAGCAGGATGTATTCCACATCGCCCCATTCCACTTCAGCGAAGAAATTGCGGAGCATCTTGCCCAGCATCGGACCTCGCCAGATGACGGGAGCATTGTCCTGGACGAAGAAACTCATCGAGATCACCTTCACGCCAAAGCGCTCTACAGGCAGGATCTTATCCCCCTCCAGCTTAGGTACTTCTTCGATCCCCATCATATCGGGTACGCTGAAACCGTAGATATCCGCATCGATGATGCCGACTTTCTTGCCCGCTCTAGCCAAAGCCGCAGCTACATTCACCGTCACCGTCGACTTACCGACCCCGCCCTTGCCGCTGGCTACGGCGATGAACTTCACGCCCGAAGCAGGATCCAATAGCGGGCTGAGCATATGGGCGCCGCCCGGTCTGGGGCCGGCGGCCTGTGCATGGGCTGTTGCCTTCGCTGAAACGGCATTCGCCGCCAGTTGTCTCTCTATCTGCTGGCGCTCGATCTCCGTCAACGTGCGAAAGCGAATATGCGGTTCCTTGCCGCCTATCTCGCGGATGATCGCCGAGACCAGCTTGCTTAATCTCGTCTTCTCCTCTTCGCTGTCCTCGGCCAAGACGATGGTCAGCGCAACCTGATCTTCGCGAACCAACACATCTCTGATCATGTTCAATTCCACGTATCCGCGCTCATATGTCGGCTCTCTAAGCCCTTGCAGCGCTTCCAAAACCCTATCTCTCGTAAGCATGTCACACCTCATCGCTTCGAAACTTGACTACATTATATCAATTATGCTCTTCTGTACCAAGCCTTTCCCCCGACATATAACGCAGCACACCTTCGTAGATCGCGGCAGCAACTTTACGCTGGTAGAGATCATCCGCAAGCAGCTTAGCTTCCTCCGGATTAGACAAAAATCCAACCTCCACCAAGGCCGCCGGCATCTTCGCCGTCTTCAGCAAGTAAACCTCATGGGGCGTTAGCTTGGCTTGCCTGGTCGTATTAGCCAGCCCTTGGATCAACGAATCTTGGATGAGCTTGGCAAGCTGCTCATTGTCCGGGTGATTGGGGTAATAGAATGTCTGCGCCCCCCGCCACCTGGGGGAATCGATGCTGTTCAGATGAATGGTCAAGAGCAGGTCCGGGTTCTTCGACTGCACATATTCCGCTCGTCTCGTCAAATCCTGTCGCTTGCGGTTCCTGCGGTTCTCCGGATCCGCAAGGTCCTTATCCGTCTCCCGCGTCATATAGACGATCGCACCTGCCTGCTGCAGATAGTCTCGGAGGTATAAGCTGATCGTGAGCGTAACATCCTTCTCCACCAGCCCGTCCTTACTCACAGCGCCGCCGTCTTCGCCGCCGTGTCCAGGATCAAGCACGATGACTTTACCGGAGAGGGGAAGCGCCCATTCACTCCACGTGCGTTCCGAGCGAATCTCAGCTGCGATGAGGCTTGCCAGCACCCCCAGTGCACAGCAGGCGAGCAGCATCCTCCAGCCCTTCGGGTATCTGATCCAGATGACGATCTTGCCGCGTTTTCTTCTAAACATATAAAATATCCACCCCGACTCCATAGATTCTTTCTCATCTATATGGGTCAGAGTGGACAAATATACCCTTTCGTATACATCACTTTATCAGTTTAATTCATAGGGGCAGAGACGCGCTCGCTCATCCCTTCGATCAGGACCTGCGCGACCTCCGGTCTCGTGAACTCCGGCGGCGGGCTCTTGCCTTCTCTTAACATCTGACGTACCTTGGTGCCC
Above is a window of Insulibacter thermoxylanivorax DNA encoding:
- the pdaB gene encoding polysaccharide deacetylase family sporulation protein PdaB; its protein translation is MNTFYVINGRKVKQALFLIAAILFIASIIYVERHNVTVFSYEEPSAIYSVVTDQKLIALTFDISWGDRTPGLVLDVLKEKGVEKATFFLSAPWSKQHPEITERIVAEGFEVGSHGHKYDNYSTLEDEEIRKQLIIANQILSETTGEQPTLLRLPNGDYDKRVLDIANRLGLTVIQWDTDSLDYRNPGVDNIVHRVVSYAHPGDIVLMHASDTAEQTHLALPAIIDKLRAAGYTFVTVSELINHTSIQGQEVRDNR
- a CDS encoding KinB-signaling pathway activation protein, with protein sequence MTLRKWFYLFLTTLGIGGAGGLLAGFLLLTTDLHNLPAMTGYDWWINLRDFFLSGLLFSIVSQAGFFAYMMLNFIVRGVIRTPTWNLIQLVLIGISIVYLEMVTYSESSSFVHYILLPLAIFLFSWLVAYFKIKMTNGQALIPTIFFMVAATTFEAAPSLQGGSVEKILVGVIPLLLCNAWQILQLTKLVGSEYNQAAASVISKQHPGSTS
- the gerD gene encoding spore germination lipoprotein GerD; its protein translation is MLRLRHIIPCILMILLLASCAAQQPSSGADYKEIKSMVIDILKTEEGKKAIEEAQKSSEQSSGAIMQMLSSPQGQQIQMAVKEVLTDPKYPEYLKQMMTDPKFAGEFAKAVQEANKDIHKQLMTDPEYQSLLIDIMKQEDFKKIIMEVMKGKEYRQQTMTIMQEAIENPLFRLELMELLKKAMEEESKSKEEQKG
- a CDS encoding Mrp/NBP35 family ATP-binding protein — protein: MLTRDRVLEALQGLREPTYERGYVELNMIRDVLVREDQVALTIVLAEDSEEEKTRLSKLVSAIIREIGGKEPHIRFRTLTEIERQQIERQLAANAVSAKATAHAQAAGPRPGGAHMLSPLLDPASGVKFIAVASGKGGVGKSTVTVNVAAALARAGKKVGIIDADIYGFSVPDMMGIEEVPKLEGDKILPVERFGVKVISMSFFVQDNAPVIWRGPMLGKMLRNFFAEVEWGDVEYILLDLPPGTGDIALDVHQMIPHSKELLVTTPHATAAFVAARAGAMARQTNHEILGVVENMAYYICSHCGEKDYIFGRGGGAKLAQELHTELLAQIPLGAPDNHPSEPDYSPSVYKADSETGKLYAELAARVIEKA
- the cwlD gene encoding N-acetylmuramoyl-L-alanine amidase CwlD, whose amino-acid sequence is MFRRKRGKIVIWIRYPKGWRMLLACCALGVLASLIAAEIRSERTWSEWALPLSGKVIVLDPGHGGEDGGAVSKDGLVEKDVTLTISLYLRDYLQQAGAIVYMTRETDKDLADPENRRNRKRQDLTRRAEYVQSKNPDLLLTIHLNSIDSPRWRGAQTFYYPNHPDNEQLAKLIQDSLIQGLANTTRQAKLTPHEVYLLKTAKMPAALVEVGFLSNPEEAKLLADDLYQRKVAAAIYEGVLRYMSGERLGTEEHN